The segment ATAAATTGGCAAACAGTGGCATAAATTGTCATGTTTATTATTATTCTCAAAATGATCATCCAATGTCAAAGGATACCAGGCCTGAAGACGGTTGAAAAGGTGTTTTAACATTGTTCAAAGGCAAAAAAACCTTAATGGCAATACAAGAATAACAATTCATGAGTAGAATACTCACAACTGATGATGTCCTATGTTATTTTTGTAGttaattgaaaaaaagaaaagaatggaaaCAACCAAAAGCCTCAAACCAGATGAGCATTTGAATTCAATTGGGATCACCTGCATGCCAAGCGAAACAAATAGAAATGTCATCCATCAGCAGTACTACTCAAATTATAAGAGCTTATCACCTGCTGAGACAATATTTGCAAACATATATCATGCTGAAACGAGTTAATGTCATGTTTGGCCCTTAAACTATAACCTAATATGCAATTTGGTATTTATACTAAAAGAATGTGTAGTATGTAACTTCAACCTAACAAGCTAACACGTTGTGCACAGTGTTAGACCTTTGGGGTCGAATGTATCACGGAAAAATAGAACGGCTACAATTACAGAGTTACACATTATATTTAGTGCAGATACCTCATTGCAAATTCGATTGATTGAAGTTCAGAGCCAaaactttttttatatatttgaccATTGAGCATTCTCAAATAGCAAACCAGATATTCTCTTAGAGAAATGACGGcaaatatgaaaaatattgtaGTTAACAAAATTATGTCAGTTTAAAATTGACTCTCTGTTTTCTTTCAAGGAAGCAAAGAATAATTTAACCCTTCGTTTAatcaaatttaaagaaaaaaaaatgaaaaataagaaatCGCGATCTAGGGTTTCTTTACCTCTTGTGCTTCTGAGCGAAAGGCGAATTCTTCGCATCTTCCTCTGCATAAAAAAAAAAGGCGATTAACAAAAAAAGACGACCAGTATGATTATAGGAATATAAGGGCGTATAAAATAACGTATGGtagagatggaaaggaaaggaAGAGAAGTTACCAGTGAGACCGAGGGAGAACTTGGTGATGATAGTTCCAGTTACAGCGAAACCAACAAGAAAGGGCCACGTCCGGTTGAACTCTCTCTTGAAGAAAACCGGCCATGGATCGAACCACCTCTTCATCGTCCTTTTCCTGTTCTCTTCTTCTGATTCCAACTATCCCTCCCACTCTCTTTGCTTTAGTGGTCTCTAAAGGTGTAAATGAGGAGATCGGATTTCTTTGACCATGATTTGTAGGTTTTGCCGTGGCCATTGGATCATCGGTCAGGCCTAGAGATGGGATGGGTTGGTAGTGGATATTTTTTGGGCTTGGTCATACTGAGTTGAGTTCGTCTCCTTAATTGGCCCAGCTCCAATGCTCTCCAAAATTTTCTACGTATAATTTAATTTCCTTTTTTGatgtaataatttaatttttaaatcatcatctaaaatttttatatatatttaaaaaatatatatctatttataatatttaaataaaataaataataatttaaaaattaaacacatgtttaataatattaaaatatatgtttgGTATCACTCCACCtatttcattataaaatattttctttcacTTATATAATAAATGTGAGAATATttaattatcataaaattttcgatgataaattataatagtaaatagcaactaaaaattaaaatgtgTAATTGAGCTTCAATTAAATTGCTTATATAAATGAGAGATTTGCATTAACATTTAAAGTTATACTAGTATAACTTTGAAAGATTAAtaatgaattttttaataattatttaaataaatttaactcttCTTATTCATTATTAATAACAAATAAACCATTTTAACTAACATCTTTTATATACAAAattcaaattcttatttaaattaataaagtaatacctaataacaaataatatttttattcgtTCGAAAATTACTCAATGATATGATTATAAGATCAGTAAGATAAACTACTTAAATTCAGAAATATTCGATTTTTACA is part of the Gossypium arboreum isolate Shixiya-1 chromosome 5, ASM2569848v2, whole genome shotgun sequence genome and harbors:
- the LOC108451938 gene encoding ATP synthase small subunit 6, mitochondrial-like yields the protein MKRWFDPWPVFFKREFNRTWPFLVGFAVTGTIITKFSLGLTEEDAKNSPFAQKHKR